In Bacteroidales bacterium, a genomic segment contains:
- a CDS encoding BatD family protein, translating into MRTLQVIILLIFSGFLKAQDVEFSAEASPNVLRVGDQFNLIFSANEEMAAFAMPDLRDFQLLGGPSQGHSQSVSSINGKITTTSSYQYTYFLRAVKEGKFTISPASIKVKNKVYKSNPITVEVLKASASSSAPAQNTGGSGTRQNGQVSENDLFVKLLLDKTEAYIGEQIMATVKIYTKTNLAGIDQAFKGPDFTGFFTEPIETPPLRNLERENVNGDIFGTGVIRRVLIIPQKTGQLTVEPFDLDVALRREVRRRVADPFFDDFSIPDIQEIPVTLKSKPVKINVKPLPPNAPPTFKGAVGLFKISSSLNNTVTASNEPLTLKVVISGTGNLKLINDMVVNVPYDMERYDPVINTKMDNALSGSKSFEYMIMPKRAGQYTIPGVEFTYFDARAGQYKTIKTESYTVTVEKGQGDSLITMAPGTNKEDVKLLNSDIRFIKTKQGTLKTMSAYLATSALYYLTYVLLIIIFIVLVLIRKRISAQHADIIGMKLRKADQYARKRLRKCETLLKQGNSAAFYEEMLGALWGYISDKLSIPVSVLSKDNARTSLMNRSVSDELIDQLFRIIDHCEMARYGFSAGETDKEQLYHDAIKVITSLQQKLR; encoded by the coding sequence ATGCGTACATTACAGGTTATCATATTACTTATCTTTTCAGGATTTTTGAAGGCACAGGATGTTGAATTCTCTGCAGAGGCATCCCCAAATGTGCTGCGAGTAGGAGATCAGTTTAACCTTATTTTTAGTGCAAATGAGGAAATGGCGGCATTTGCAATGCCTGATTTACGCGACTTTCAACTTTTGGGTGGACCAAGCCAGGGTCATAGCCAGAGTGTATCTTCAATCAATGGCAAGATTACAACCACATCGAGTTATCAGTATACCTATTTTCTGAGAGCGGTCAAAGAAGGTAAATTCACCATCAGCCCGGCATCAATCAAGGTAAAGAACAAGGTTTATAAATCGAACCCGATTACAGTTGAAGTATTGAAGGCCTCAGCGTCATCATCAGCCCCCGCTCAGAATACAGGAGGTTCCGGAACCCGGCAGAACGGGCAGGTGAGCGAAAATGATTTGTTTGTAAAGCTTCTGCTTGATAAGACAGAGGCTTACATAGGTGAACAGATCATGGCCACAGTTAAAATATACACGAAAACAAATCTGGCCGGTATTGACCAGGCTTTTAAAGGACCTGATTTTACGGGCTTCTTTACTGAACCCATTGAAACTCCGCCGCTGAGAAACCTTGAGCGTGAAAATGTAAACGGTGATATTTTCGGTACCGGTGTGATCAGGCGTGTATTGATTATTCCGCAGAAAACCGGCCAGCTGACAGTTGAACCTTTTGATCTTGACGTAGCACTGAGGCGTGAAGTAAGGCGCAGGGTAGCGGATCCGTTTTTCGATGATTTTTCAATTCCTGATATCCAGGAAATTCCCGTTACCCTTAAAAGCAAGCCTGTAAAGATTAATGTCAAGCCACTTCCTCCCAATGCACCTCCAACTTTTAAAGGAGCGGTAGGATTATTTAAAATCAGTTCTTCACTCAATAATACGGTGACAGCCTCCAATGAACCGCTTACTCTGAAAGTTGTCATTTCCGGAACCGGTAACCTGAAACTCATCAACGATATGGTGGTGAATGTTCCTTATGACATGGAACGATATGATCCGGTAATTAACACGAAGATGGACAATGCTCTTTCCGGTTCAAAAAGCTTTGAGTACATGATCATGCCCAAAAGGGCAGGGCAGTATACTATTCCTGGAGTTGAATTTACCTATTTCGATGCCCGTGCAGGACAGTATAAAACTATTAAAACCGAATCCTATACGGTAACTGTTGAGAAGGGGCAGGGTGATTCACTAATTACAATGGCACCAGGAACAAATAAAGAGGATGTTAAACTGCTGAACAGCGATATACGGTTTATTAAAACAAAACAGGGCACCCTCAAAACCATGTCGGCATACCTCGCCACTTCAGCATTGTATTATCTGACCTATGTACTGTTAATTATCATATTCATTGTCCTGGTACTCATCCGAAAAAGAATTTCAGCTCAACACGCTGATATAATTGGTATGAAGTTGAGAAAGGCTGACCAGTATGCGAGAAAGAGGTTAAGAAAATGTGAAACATTGTTGAAGCAGGGAAATAGCGCCGCATTCTATGAAGAAATGCTTGGAGCACTTTGGGGCTATATCAGTGATAAACTGAGCATCCCTGTTTCTGTTCTGTCCAAAGATAATGCCCGGACTTCCCTGATGAACAGATCAGTCAGCGATGAACTGATCGACCAGTTATTCCGGATTATTGATCACTGTGAAATGGCAAGGTATGGCTTTTCAGCAGGCGAAACTGACAAAGAACAGCTATATCATGATGCTATTAAGGTTATTACATCACTTCAGCAGAAACTAAGATAA
- a CDS encoding tetratricopeptide repeat protein, translated as MRGFVFILLVLFAVSGYSQQGKKYVRKGNSDYKDGKYQQAEVEYRRALEKDPASFRADYNLGNSLYKQNQYDAAAGRYSSLIEKKKNASDASRYYYNLGNTMFQSKKYSESVDAYKNALRKNPHDVDAKHNLQLAMKMLQNQQQQQKQQQNQNNKENKQNQENQPQQKDQKDQKNDNQDSQKDNPEQQQQQEQQDAENRQPQSVKGQISPEDAERILQALENEEKQVMQKVQEKKEKIHKTPLDKNW; from the coding sequence ATGAGGGGTTTCGTTTTTATATTACTTGTCTTATTTGCTGTGAGCGGGTATTCACAACAGGGCAAAAAGTACGTCCGTAAGGGAAACAGCGATTATAAAGATGGCAAATATCAGCAGGCAGAGGTTGAATACAGGAGAGCGCTTGAAAAAGATCCGGCTTCATTCAGGGCTGATTATAACCTGGGAAATTCGCTTTACAAACAAAATCAGTATGATGCGGCAGCAGGAAGATACTCATCCCTTATTGAAAAAAAGAAAAATGCAAGTGATGCTTCCAGGTATTATTACAACCTTGGTAACACTATGTTTCAGAGTAAAAAATACAGTGAGAGTGTTGATGCCTATAAAAATGCCCTGCGAAAGAATCCGCATGATGTAGATGCAAAACATAACCTGCAGCTGGCAATGAAAATGCTTCAGAATCAGCAGCAGCAACAAAAGCAGCAACAAAATCAGAATAACAAGGAAAATAAGCAGAACCAGGAAAACCAGCCGCAGCAAAAGGACCAGAAGGATCAAAAAAACGACAATCAGGATAGTCAGAAAGATAACCCGGAACAGCAGCAACAGCAAGAGCAGCAGGACGCAGAAAACCGCCAGCCTCAATCAGTTAAAGGCCAGATTTCTCCTGAAGATGCCGAACGGATTCTGCAAGCCCTTGAGAACGAAGAAAAACAGGTTATGCAAAAAGTACAGGAAAAGAAAGAAAAAATTCATAAAACACCTTTGGATAAAAACTGGTAA
- a CDS encoding tetratricopeptide repeat protein — protein MSQCYKIRYFLLAVLTILTCFPASQVSGAAVTDSLMAKGNEYYMQRQYEMAEKYYGRILELGYESYDLYYNLGNTLYKQDKVAAAILYYEKALQIKPGDDDTKHNLALANAKIVDKIDVIPEFFMIRWVKALRGVFSPDQWAVICIILFMGSLSGFTLFYFGQHTGLRRTGLNTGISLIFLTTLSFLFMFGRIKNIKEHSSGIIMTPSVNARSSPDEQSTNVFVLHEGTKVMIRDSVQNWKEIKIANGNTGWIPEEALEEI, from the coding sequence ATGAGTCAGTGTTATAAAATCAGGTATTTTTTATTGGCAGTGCTTACCATTCTGACCTGTTTTCCGGCATCTCAAGTATCCGGAGCTGCCGTTACCGATTCACTTATGGCTAAAGGTAATGAGTATTATATGCAGCGTCAATACGAAATGGCAGAAAAATACTACGGTCGGATTCTGGAACTCGGTTATGAATCATATGACCTGTATTATAACCTTGGTAACACACTGTACAAGCAGGATAAGGTTGCAGCAGCCATTCTGTATTATGAGAAAGCCCTTCAGATCAAACCTGGAGACGATGATACAAAGCATAATCTTGCACTTGCAAATGCGAAAATTGTAGATAAAATAGATGTGATTCCTGAGTTTTTCATGATCAGGTGGGTAAAAGCTCTAAGAGGCGTTTTTTCACCCGATCAGTGGGCTGTTATCTGTATTATCTTGTTTATGGGCAGTTTATCAGGATTTACCTTGTTTTACTTCGGACAACATACCGGCTTAAGAAGAACTGGTTTAAATACAGGAATTTCCCTGATTTTTCTTACAACCCTTTCTTTTCTGTTCATGTTTGGCAGAATCAAAAACATCAAAGAACATTCAAGTGGCATAATCATGACTCCGTCGGTTAATGCAAGAAGCTCGCCCGATGAGCAAAGCACCAACGTATTTGTGCTGCATGAAGGAACAAAAGTAATGATACGCGACAGCGTTCAGAACTGGAAAGAAATCAAAATTGCAAACGGAAATACAGGCTGGATCCCGGAAGAGGCGCTGGAGGAGATTTGA